DNA sequence from the Pseudophryne corroboree isolate aPseCor3 chromosome 6, aPseCor3.hap2, whole genome shotgun sequence genome:
gggagatattttaacataagcaaagtgatgtacattggtgtagtttggttaatggccatgtgtgtgagtaaaagtatttaatattgaatacggtagaatggagggactgacagagtggatctgcatatgatgaacatctagcaaggaagattagcctttccGCTGCATTcataatggattgtagtggtgagagtctcattttgggaagatcagttaggagactattgcaataatcaatgcgggagataatgagagcatggattcgagttttagcagtgtcttgtgtaaggtatggtcatattttggatatgttttttagatgcatgtaacatgatcttgagacagattgaatgtggggaacaaaggacagatcagagtcaaggatgacacctaggcagcgagcttatgGGCTAGGGTAGATAGtgtagttttcaacagtgatagtagGCAGTCTAGTAGGCAGTAAACAATAGTCAGCTACTAGTAAGGTCTTTTATGAAGGATTTTCAGCAGAacacacagaataaccttattaccacGCAGAACCTAGAACCCAGGTCAATAAATAGATGCTCAAATATAGAAGAAATTAACATACTGTAGtgattccaataaactgaaaattgCAAATACTCATCAGAGAACATGAAAAACATTGTAACGGCAAGTAAGAAATTTCATTAATCAGACTTTTATCCTGACTTTGCGTTGCCTTTACTTTGAATTTATACCGtaactcagtggttcccaacctctttGAATCACTCCACCCTgaagtatcagaattttattcacggcaccaCAAGGCCAAAAGTTTccttttgagaaatttagaaataaatattaaattaagtaattgtgtttatatgtcatccttagagtcaattgtgtggtgagggacaggattttctACTGTTTatcccacatattttatgattgacagccagcaCCTCTGTTTTTTCCAATTACTTTGACAATATATAATTTGAATTGTTTCTGGTCCACCAATccaagacacccctgcaagtgttccgaggcaccccaaggttccatggcacacagtttgagaaccactgcgctaGGGCATTAGAAGTCCCTATATTGAGTAAAACTTGCCTGATATTCTTTTAGGTCCTATAAAACTTTCAGGAGTACTATGCTTTGagcagtttattattattattaaatatttgcTGGAAATACATCTCTGTGGGCTGTAATCTGAATTAGATACATATTCAGCAATCACTGTATCTTTTATTAAGTCATGTCTACAACTTTATGCTAAATACACTGCCAATCTCTGCCCTGGTATACaccatgcatctgaatgtgcaagaacTGAAATTTCCACTTTGAGTATCTGCAATCTTGCTTGGTGCACCTTTAGTTGCACCATCAGATGCACCATTGAAACTTACACCAGCCCTTTACTAGGTGCTGATTATCCATCTCAATACTCTATATGGCCTTGTGTGTGTACAATTCAGCacctactgtaagtttccaaccacTATCAGAAACATTCCCATGATACATAAAAACCACAAAACCATATTAGAAAAAATTATATCACCATTTGTGACCAACCATCTTTTTTTTAGTCTTTTGACTACAGTAACTTTGGGCATCAGCAATAAAGCCCTTGGGTCAACTGCATTTGTTTCAGTACACTTTCTCTATATCATATTTCTAAATTGCATATGCATTGTAACAGGGTCACAGCAATTTGAACACACGGTAGGCAGGTCCATGGTGAAGCAGTGTCTTTTAATTGAAGCAGAAACTGCACTTAACATGCACACTCAGAACTCCTGGACAAACAGGCACAGTAATTAGACATACAGGTGTGGATAAATGTCTCAGAACTAAACTACTAGCCAGCTGTGATATAATACAGCCACAATCTGCTGTGCTTCCTGGCACAGCTAAATTGGTTAGTAACTGGCAATAAAGAGACTTCACTGGCCTCTATTTGGTGTCAGTGCCCAAAGCAAAAGGTGGCTGAGGATTTTAAACCATTCCTGTCCTTCAGTGATGATTTCCAGCTGTGTAACCCAGAAAACCCGAAGTTCCAAACTTCCACTGCTACTGCAAACTTCACATGACTTGCTTtagtctcccttggagggagctaatCCCACAGGAATGTCGGTAATTCAGATGAGAGGTGACCCCTCTCAACTCGCAGTATACTTCTTCAATTCAATTAGTTATGGTTTCTTTTCTTTTGTGAATTATTACTTTTCTATTATGAGGACATTTTGGGGATGCTATGAACTCTATTCATGTATGCTGAGTAAATACAAGTAAAAGAAATATTAATGTGATATGAAAATTTATTACTGGGTGTATTATGTAACCCTTGTTCTTCTAGGTCTTGCTCAAACTATGCATGAGCAGAATATATCTTATGTCTTTCTCCTGGGATTTCCAAATCTACACAACTTTAATATTTTGTTGTTCTTGTTCCTGCTCATCATCTACTGTGTCACCATATGTGGTaatgttattatatatttttttgtttcaaTTAGCAAAAATCTCCACTCTCCAATGTATTTCTTCATCACACAACTGTCTGTAATCGACATTCTGATGTCAACGAACATTCTCCCTAACCTGCTTCATATTGTCCTGCACGATGGTGCCTCCATGTCTCCTGCTGCCTGTTTATTACAGTTTTATGTGTTTTCTGACTGTGAGACATCGGAATGTCTCATCCTAACGGTGATGTCATATGACCGATATTTGGCCATCTGTAACCCACTGCGCTATAACTCTATAATCAACAAAACATTTTGTGTGAAATCTGTCATTGCGTCATGGTTATTAAGTATCCTTGTGTTATTGGGGAATGAAATAGAGATTTATAAATTAGACTTCTGTGAACCAAATGTTATTGACCATTTCTTCTGTGACTTACCTCCTATTCTAGACCTTTCTTGTTCAGATACATCACTTATTCAAATTCAAGCATTTTTAGTTGGCATTATTGTTGTCATCTGTCCATTCATAATCATAATTGTTTCTTATGTAAATATAATCACCACCATCCTAAGCATCCGCTCCATCAGCGGGAGACAGAAAGCCTTCTCTACCTGCAGCTCCCACCTAACTGTTGTCTGTATATTTTTTGGAACTCTCTTTTCCGTGTATATGGTTCCATCAAAAGGACAATCATTGGAGGCCAACAAGGCATTATCTCTGTTTTACACTGTGGTGACACCATTGGTTAATCCAGTCATATACAGCCTGAGGAATAAAGACTTCAAGGGAGCTTTTGAAAGACTTAAATATAATTTTTACTTAGTGTCATTTAATTAAAGACTGATGCAAAATAAAAGAACAGTAACAGAATCCCACAACAATTTTGGACAATTTGTTATGACCCTGTGCTACTGAAATGCATATACGGGTTGAAAATTTGTCTTTGACATGATGTGAAAAGCATATACAGTATTACCAATAACAACAGTTTATAATTGAAATATATTGTATTAGCCAAGAATTGACCTAAAATCTGTTGACCAGTtgcctgacattgggggtcattctgagttgattgcgcgtatcaactttttgctgctcatgcgatcaacctgaaacgcgttgagctatttATTCTTCTGGATATCTATTATCACCATTACCACTGGCTTTGCTGATACTCTGGTGCGCACCATTTGGGACATTATATTAGCAGCATCCACCTCCTCGGATTCAatcctccatgccaaagaggacaACCGACCCAGCTATACAACAGGTGGACATTATCTGCTTccaggatcactggtaaatacctcacatctgcaaaaTTATTggctttatgcaaaaataaccgattagtgatggacatctccagtgattTCAGTCCCCTTGAGTACTACAAATAGCTAAAAGTGGAGTTACACCTAATTCAGACATCTTGTGGCAAAATTGACTGAATATTTTATTcactcattttttattttatatttttatatgattATACATGTGAAATAAATATCTCATTTTAATCATAAGCCTTTTGGAATATagattgttatttatatatattttttaagcatgatcagccagcgctggtaatccttttttttttgttcttgttgATAGCATATAAATACCCTGAGGCACACCTGAATATCATCACCTGATTGGACTCACCTGTCAAGGGCCATCCTTCCGACTACCTCACTAAGTCTCCGGCTGCCGCACTAGAATGATGATATCATCAGTATGCTACCCCACAGGGAGCCAATCAGGATCCAGTACTGTGTTACCTTGGATACCTGTGGAATCTGTTAACCTGCCAGGCGCAGTACTGCCAAACCAATTATT
Encoded proteins:
- the LOC134934055 gene encoding olfactory receptor 11L1-like, giving the protein MHEQNISYVFLLGFPNLHNFNILLFLFLLIIYCVTICGNVIIYFFVSISKNLHSPMYFFITQLSVIDILMSTNILPNLLHIVLHDGASMSPAACLLQFYVFSDCETSECLILTVMSYDRYLAICNPLRYNSIINKTFCVKSVIASWLLSILVLLGNEIEIYKLDFCEPNVIDHFFCDLPPILDLSCSDTSLIQIQAFLVGIIVVICPFIIIIVSYVNIITTILSIRSISGRQKAFSTCSSHLTVVCIFFGTLFSVYMVPSKGQSLEANKALSLFYTVVTPLVNPVIYSLRNKDFKGAFERLKYNFYLVSFN